Proteins from a single region of Harmonia axyridis chromosome 4, icHarAxyr1.1, whole genome shotgun sequence:
- the LOC123677743 gene encoding 28S ribosomal protein S14, mitochondrial: MNIYTSIATNCTKIFNTNANPIFQQVRNKWVNRWMIRDVKRRKTVTEYAPMRLRVNALRKNNILPPEIRELADAEIQAFPRDSALLHLTNRCVVTSRPRGNVMRWRLSRIVFRHLADYNKLSGIQRAMW; encoded by the exons atgaatatttacactTCTATAGCCACCAACTGtactaaaatattcaatacaaatgCAAACCCTATA TTTCAACAAGTAAGAAACAAATGGGTTAATAGATGGATGATAAGAGATGTTAAAAGGAGAAAGACGGTTACTGAATATGCTCCTATGAGGCTACGAGTGAATGctttaagaaaaaataatatactgCCTCCAGAAATAAGAGAGTTAGCCGATGCTGAAATACAGGCATTTCCAAGAGACTCAGCTCTACTACATTTGACAAATAGATGTGTTGTAACATCTAGACCTAGAGGCAATGTGATGAGATGGAGATTGAGTAGAATTGTTTTTCGTCATTTAGCAGATTATAATAAGTTATCTGGTATTCAAAGGGCAATGTGGTAG